The following DNA comes from Burkholderiales bacterium.
ACCCCCTTGACCATCGAACGATCGTTCGATAGGCTGGGATCATGATGGCCTCTGCGCTTTCCCCTTTGTTGCAGCACCCAGCCCTGTGGCGGGGGGATGCCCTCGCCCCAGTGGCCGTGCCCGGTCTGGCCAGCGGCTACCCGGCGCTGGATGCCGAGCTGCCCGGGGGTGGCTGGCCGGTGGGGGCGCTCACCGAGCTGCTCCTGGACCGGGAGGGGATAGGGGAGCTGCGGCTGCTCATGCCGGCGCTGGCGGGCCTCACCCGCGCGGGGCGCTGGGTCGCCTGGGTGGCGCCGCCCCATCTGCCCTATGCGCCTGCTCTGGCGGCGGCGGGCGTTGTGCTTTCCCGTCTGCTGGTGGTGGGCAGAAGCCATCCCCGGGAGGCGTGGTGGGCGGCGGAGCAGGCCCTGCGGGCCGGCGTCATGGGGGCGGTGGTGTGCTGGCCGGGGGAGATCGACGGGCGGGCCCTGCGCCGGCTGCAGCTTGCGGCCGAAGCGGGGAGGTCGGCGGGTTTCCTTTTCCGTCCCCTGCAGGCGGCGGAGGCGCCCTCGCCGGCCGCCTTGCGGCTGGCGCTGGCACCCAAAGGCGGCGGGCTTGTCCTGCGCATCCTCAAACGCCGCGGGGCGGCGGCAACCCTTCCCCTCCACCTGCGTTTTTCCGCGCCCCTTTCCCGGCTGGGGGAAGGCGGGGAGGAGGGCGCAGGCAGCGCCTTCACTCCCACCCTCCCTCCAGGGGGAGGGGAGGGCCGGCAGGCCGCCTGATTCCCGGCCCTTTCCCCTGCGTGTCCCATGCTGTGGCTTGCCCTCCATCTGCCCCAACTGCCCCTCGAGGTCTTCACTCGCGGCATGGCGGTGAGGTGTCCGGCGGTGGCGGCGGAGGGGGGGAGGGTGGAGGTGGCCAATGGGCCGGCCCAAGCCGCCGGGGTCCGGCCGGGCATGACGGTGGCCGCCGCCCAGGCGCGGCTGGAATCTCTGCAAGTCTTTTGCCGCGACAGGGGGCGGGAGGCCGAGGCCCTGGCGGGATTGGCCGGCTGGGCCGGGCGGTTCACGCCCCACGTGACCCTGGAGGAGGACGGGCTGCTCTTGGAGATCGGGGGGTGTCTGCGGCTCTTTGGCGGCGCGGCAAAACTGCTCACGGGGTTGGAAAGGGGCGTGCGCGGTCTGGGTTATCGCGCCTTGCCGGCGGTGGCGCCCACGGCCCGGGCGGCGATGTGGCTGGCCCGCGCGGGGGAGCGCCGCCTCATCACCGATCCCGCGGAGCTGCCCGCTGCAATCGGGGGATTGCCCCTGCTGCTGGCGGAAGGGGCGCGGGAGCACGCCGATTGCCTGTTGGCCATGGGGGTGACCACCGTGGGGGAGTGCCTGGCCCTGCCCCGCGCGGGAGTGGCGCGGCGTTTCGGCAGCGCCCTGCTCGAAGCCCTCGA
Coding sequences within:
- the imuA gene encoding translesion DNA synthesis-associated protein ImuA produces the protein MMASALSPLLQHPALWRGDALAPVAVPGLASGYPALDAELPGGGWPVGALTELLLDREGIGELRLLMPALAGLTRAGRWVAWVAPPHLPYAPALAAAGVVLSRLLVVGRSHPREAWWAAEQALRAGVMGAVVCWPGEIDGRALRRLQLAAEAGRSAGFLFRPLQAAEAPSPAALRLALAPKGGGLVLRILKRRGAAATLPLHLRFSAPLSRLGEGGEEGAGSAFTPTLPPGGGEGRQAA